The sequence below is a genomic window from Candidatus Neomarinimicrobiota bacterium.
GATACCGTCTCTGGTGAGGGAGTTGAGGGTGAAGAATCTGAGAACTGCCCCCGCTAACCTGGAGATCCTCGATGGTCTGCCGCGCATACTCCCGCACGGTTTGAATCAGAATCTCGTCAAGTTTACCACGCGGCACATTGAGGCAATGATGGGGATCGAGCAGGTTGGTGGGGTACCACTTTTCAGGTTGAAACAGAGCCCGGCGGATGTTCCCCAAATCGGAAGGATGTCTGGTGGAAATTTCTACGTGAGCCTTCTTGGAGGGGGAAGCGATATCTTGCGGGATCGCGTCATCGTTGATCCTTCCATCATATTTGGTGAGGGCGAGGCGTACGATTATCCATGGTGTTTTGAGAAGTACCCCCTTGAAAAGCTGCTTGCGATGAGGCAAATTCGGGAGAACAAAACCCCGTGTGCCTTTACTGCTCTGTCTGTTAGGGTGCCTGCAGGCGGGGAGGTCGTTCTCTTCTCATTGATCGGCAATACTACGCATGAAGACAAATTGCGCACTCTCGTGAGAGCTGTTAAGAAAAAAGATTTCTTGCAGCGCAAACGTGAAGAAAACAGCGTGGTCATCGAGCAGGTGAAGAATCACGCATTCACGGTATCGAGTTCTCGAGAGTTCGACGAGTACTGTCAGCAGACATTTCTGGATAATGTGCTGCGCGGGGGGATGCCTTTAGTCTTTGACACGACTGAGGGAAAAAGCGCTCTTTACGTGTACGGTCGAAAGCATGGGGACCTTGAGAGAGATTATACCTTTTTCGTCTTAGATCCTGCCTTCCTCTCACAGGGCGATGGCTTTTATCGCGATGTCAACCAGAATCGGCGAAGTGATGTCTGGTTCTTCCCCGAGGTGGAAGACTCCAACATCGTTACGTTCCTGAGCCTTGTCCAGACAGATGGGTACAACCCCCAGGTAGTCAGTAGAATAACATATGTGGCTTACGATACCGTTGGGCTTCGGAAATGGTTGAAAGGCCTTGTGAAGGATGAAAAATTGTACCGCGAGCTGTTGGGAGTGGTTGCCCGCCCATTTACTGCCGGCGAGTTTATCATGACGCTCGAAGAGACGACAGGGCGTAACGCAAAAGTGTATGAGAAGATCTTGAGAAAACTTCTGCTTTTCTGCCGGCAAAATGACGTCGGCGATTTACATGAGGGGTTTTGGGTGGATCACTGGACATACAACATCGACTTGATCAAACGTTTCCTGGAAATCTATCCCGATAGACTCAAGGAAGTCTTGGTCGACCGGAAGATTTACACATACTACGATAACCCGGATGTTGTTGTGCCGCGGAATAGAAAATATGTGGTGGTGGATGGAAGGGTGAGACAATACGGTGCGGTGGTTCGCGATCGAGAAAAACTCGCAATGATCAAAAAACGCTCAGAGCGTCCGACGAGAATGCGGACGAGACATGGCCACGGTCGCCCTTACAAAACGAACCTCTTGGTGAAACTTCTCTCCATCATTGTGAACAAGATCGCTACATTGGACCCACGAGGAATTGGAGTAATGATGGAGGCCGACAAACCCGGGTGGTGTGATCCCTTGAACGGGCTGCCCGGACTTTTTGGGTCGTCGATTTGCGAGACCATAGAATTGGAAAGACTTGCTCGGTTCCTTCGCAGGGCCGTAGACGAACTTACACTGGAAGAGGACGAAACGGTCCTTCTCCACGAAGAGTTGCACGACTTTGTGGGCGCTCTGGGTAAAGCGATAGGAAAGAGGCTCACG
It includes:
- a CDS encoding cellobiose phosphorylase — its product is MDEQAVEYYLDQDHRFVVENYNWAKPFSNFFPGIGGRWGIPMWVFYVNRAQCISSVGVRDKNHAILEFYSFNKALQLNAQHGFRTFLRIDGRWLYEPFQKSRDMNIRQKMVLSSEELEIKDFNRKLDIETRVLYFPLVNEPIPSLVRELRVKNLRTAPANLEILDGLPRILPHGLNQNLVKFTTRHIEAMMGIEQVGGVPLFRLKQSPADVPQIGRMSGGNFYVSLLGGGSDILRDRVIVDPSIIFGEGEAYDYPWCFEKYPLEKLLAMRQIRENKTPCAFTALSVRVPAGGEVVLFSLIGNTTHEDKLRTLVRAVKKKDFLQRKREENSVVIEQVKNHAFTVSSSREFDEYCQQTFLDNVLRGGMPLVFDTTEGKSALYVYGRKHGDLERDYTFFVLDPAFLSQGDGFYRDVNQNRRSDVWFFPEVEDSNIVTFLSLVQTDGYNPQVVSRITYVAYDTVGLRKWLKGLVKDEKLYRELLGVVARPFTAGEFIMTLEETTGRNAKVYEKILRKLLLFCRQNDVGDLHEGFWVDHWTYNIDLIKRFLEIYPDRLKEVLVDRKIYTYYDNPDVVVPRNRKYVVVDGRVRQYGAVVRDREKLAMIKKRSERPTRMRTRHGHGRPYKTNLLVKLLSIIVNKIATLDPRGIGVMMEADKPGWCDPLNGLPGLFGSSICETIELERLARFLRRAVDELTLEEDETVLLHEELHDFVGALGKAIGKRLTWRGKEKRLVYWEESNRLKERYREKTKMGISGVEQEMTLAETKVFLDKCLRLLAEVFEPGNRKNVFHKSGVCYTYFVNEVIDWEPVWKDSKKKIPMLSDGGNPLVKVSKFRPRPMALFLEGPVHLLRAHPEWKEEIHRAVKRSQLYDRKLEMYRNCESLEKEPFDIGRICAYTPGWIENGSVYVHMEYKWLLELLQNGLCREFYRDIKTALTPFLDPNMYGRSILEGTSFIVSSAFGDDKLHGRGFQPRLSGSTCEMLHLWTLMVAGENPFFLNHEGQLMLRLRPILPGWLFTQEKRTSRYYDKEERSKAVVIPEDAFAFKFIGKSLVVYHNHERKDTFGEAGAKVVSYSLKYHDGKEKTTPGEVLETSLALSVREGRVERIDVVLS